In Carya illinoinensis cultivar Pawnee chromosome 7, C.illinoinensisPawnee_v1, whole genome shotgun sequence, the following are encoded in one genomic region:
- the LOC122316443 gene encoding probable sugar phosphate/phosphate translocator At4g32390 yields MGKGGASGDSVGRKICKSYTYVFIWIVLSFSVIVYNKYILDKKLYNWPFPISLTMIHMAFCASIAFLLVRILRLVEPVSMSRELYLSSVVPIGALYALSLWLSNSAYIYLSVSFIQMLKALMPVAVYSIGILLKKESFKSDTMANMLSISLGVAIAAYGEAKFDSWGVILQLGAVAFEATRLVMIQILLTSKGISLNPITSLYYVAPCCFVFLSVPWIFVEYPLLKESSSFHFDFFTFGTNSLCAFALNLAVFLLVGKTSALTMNVAGVVKDWLLIAFSWSVIKDMVTPINLFGYFLAFLGVAYYNHSKLQALKAKEAQKKAAQVDEEAGRLLDEREEDGLGKKSELQN; encoded by the coding sequence ATGGGCAAGGGCGGCGCTTCAGGCGACAGCGTCGGCAGGAAGATCTGTAAGTCCTACACCTACGTTTTCATCTGGATCGTCCTCAGCTTTTCGGTGATCGTCTACAACAAGTACATTCTGGACAAGAAGTTGTACAACTGGCCCTTCCCAATTTCCCTTACCATGATCCACATGGCCTTCTGCGCTTCCATCGCCTTCCTCCTCGTCCGCATCCTCCGCCTCGTCGAGCCTGTCTCCATGTCCCGCGAACTTTATCTCTCCTCCGTCGTCCCCATCGGTGCCCTCTACGCCCTCTCCCTCTGGCTTTCCAACTCCGCCTACATCTACCTCTCCGTCTCCTTCATCCAGATGCTCAAAGCCCTCATGCCCGTCGCCGTCTACTCCATCGGCATTCTCTTGAAGAAAGAGTCCTTCAAGTCCGACACCATGGCCAACATGCTCTCCATCTCCCTCGGCGTCGCCATTGCTGCCTATGGAGAAGCTAAATTCGACTCCTGGGGTGTCATTCTCCAACTGGGTGCCGTGGCTTTCGAAGCCACGAGGCTCGTCATGATCCAAATCTTGCTCACCTCCAAGGGTATCTCCTTGAATCCCATTACCTCCTTGTACTACGTCGCTCCCTGCTGCTTCGTTTTCCTCTCCGTGCCCTGGATCTTCGTGGAGTATCCGTTGTTGAAGGAATCTTCTAGCTTCCACTTTGATTTCTTCACCTTCGGCACCAATTCTCTCTGCGCATTCGCTCTGAATCTCGCGGTGTTTTTGCTTGTGGGAAAGACTTCGGCTTTGACCATGAATGTGGCCGGCGTGGTGAAGGACTGGTTGTTGATCGCGTTTTCGTGGTCGGTCATTAAGGACATGGTGACACCCATTAATTTGTTTGGGTACTTTCTTGCTTTCTTGGGTGTCGCCTATTACAACCACTCGAAATTGCAGGCTCTGAAGGCGAAGGAGGCGCAGAAGAAGGCTGCCCAGGTCGATGAGGAGGCTGGGAGGTTGTTGGACGAAAGGGAAGAAGATGGATTGGGAAAGAAGAGCGAATtgcaaaattaa
- the LOC122316442 gene encoding pentatricopeptide repeat-containing protein At4g21065-like isoform X1 has protein sequence MQFSAIRPKLLRTINVATVTTSSSPHHPSSVTTSKRAAEQRCLALFQDHTCNTFPKLAQTQTHILKLGLHNNPLVLTKFASTSSDLDAIDYASSFIFSPDADTRLYDTFLFNTIIRAYAQTSQSKERALYFYNAMLDYGVWANKFTYPFVLKACAGLRVLSLGQSLHGSVVKLGFDDDAHVQNTMIHMYSSCSGGIEFARKVFDGMPKLDSVSWSAMIGGYVRLGWSTDAIGLFRKMQMVGVRPDEITMVLVLSACTDLGALELGKWAESYIEKERVQKNVELCNALIDMFAKCGDVDKALKLFRNMSERTIVSWTSVIAGLAMHGRGFEAVSLFEEMIGAGVAPDDVAFIGLLSACSHSGLVEKGRKHFDSMAKKFKIVPRIEHYGCMVDMLCRAGQVKEALEFVKKMPIKPNPIVLRTLISACHAHGELKIGENITKQLIRNEPMHESNYVLLSNIYAKMSHWDKKTKIREVMDKKGMTKTPGSTMIELDNEIYEFVAGDKSQRQYKEIYEMVDEMGRELKRAGYAPTTSEVLLDIDEEDKEDALNRHSEKLAIAFALLNTPPGTPIRIVKNLRVCNDCHSATKFISKIYNREIVVRDRNRFHHFKEGFCSCKDFW, from the exons ATGCAATTTTCAGCCATAAGACCGAAGTTGCTACGTACCATCAACGTGGCAACGGTCACCACCTCATCCTCGCCCCACCACCCTTCCAGTGTTACCACCAGTAAAAGAGCAGCAGAGCAGCGCTGCTTGGCCCTCTTCCAGGACCATACCTGCAACACTTTTCCGAAGCTCGCCCAGACCCAGACCCACATCCTAAAATTGGGTCTCCATAACAACCCTCTCGTCCTCACCAAGTTCGCCTCCACCTCCTCCGATCTCGACGCTATTGACTATGCCTCATCCTTTATATTCTCACCCGACGCTGATACCCGGCTCTACGATACCTTCCTTTTCAATACCATCATTCGAGCCTATGCTCAAACTAGTCAGTCAAAGGAAAGAGCTTTGTATTTTTACAATGCAATGCTTGATTATGGAGTTTGGGCAAATAAATTCACGTACCCATTTGTACTCAAGGCCTGTGCTGGCCTCCGGGTCTTGAGTTTGGGTCAATCCCTTCATGGATCTGTTGTGAAATTGGGATTTGATGACGATGCTCATGTTCAGAATACTATGATTCACATGTATAGCTCTTGCAGTGGAGGGATTGAGTTTGCTCGTAAGGTGTTCGATGGGATGCCGAAGTTGGACTCTGTGTCTTGGAGTGCGATGATTGGAGGGTATGTCCGACTGGGGTGGTCGACAGATGCGATTGGTTTGTTTAGGAAAATGCAGATGGTGGGAGTTCGCCCAGATGAGATCACTATGGTCTTGGTTCTCTCTGCTTGTACGGATTTAGGTGCGCTTGAGCTTGGGAAGTGGGCTGAGTCGTATATTGAGAAAGAGAGGGTTCAGAAGAATGTGGAGCTCTGTAATGCCCTCATTGACATGTTTGCAAAGTGCGGCGATGTTGATAAAGCTCTGAAATTGTTCAGAAACATGAGCGAGAGAACGATTGTTTCTTGGACTTCTGTGATTGCTGGTCTGGCAATGCACGGTCGTGGTTTCGAAGCCGTTTCCTTATTCGAAGAGATGATAGGAGCTGGGGTGGCTCCAGATGATGTGGCCTTTATTGGGTTGCTTTCTGCTTGTAGTCACTCGGGTTTAGTTGAAAAGGGCAGAAAACATTTTGATTCAAtggcaaaaaaatttaaaattgtgcCGAGGATAGAACACTACGGATGTATGGTGGATATGCTGTGCAGGGCAGGACAGGTCAAAGAGGCACTGgagtttgttaaaaaaatgccCATCAAGCCAAACCCAATAGTTTTGCGAACCCTGATCAGTGCTTGCCATGCTCATGGCGAGCTCAAGATTGGAGAGAACATCACTAAACAGCTAATCAGAAATGAGCCTATGCATGAATCCAACTATGTATTACTTTCCAACATCTATGCAAAAATGTCCCATTGGGATAAGAAAACCAAAATTAGAGAGGTGATGGACAAGAAGGGGATGACAAAGACTCCTGGGAGCACCATGATTGAGCTCGATaatgaaatttatgaatttgtagCTGGAGATAAATCACAAAGACAGTACAAGGAAATTTATGAAATGGTGGACGAAATGGGGAGGGAGTTGAAGAGGGCTGGATATGCTCCCACCACGTCAGAGGTGTTACTGGATATTGATGAAGAAGACAAGGAGGATGCCTTGAACAGGCACAGCGAAAAGCTGGCTATTGCCTTTGCCCTTCTTAATACACCACCAGGAACTCCTATTCGGATTGTGAAGAATTTACGAGTTTGTAATGATTGCCACTCTGCTACTAAATTCATCTCTAAGATTTATAATCGAGAAATAGTGGTGAGGGACCGGAACCGGTTTCACCATTTCAAGGAAGGGTTCTGCTCGTGTAAAGATTTCTG GTAA
- the LOC122316442 gene encoding pentatricopeptide repeat-containing protein At4g21065-like isoform X2 produces the protein MQFSAIRPKLLRTINVATVTTSSSPHHPSSVTTSKRAAEQRCLALFQDHTCNTFPKLAQTQTHILKLGLHNNPLVLTKFASTSSDLDAIDYASSFIFSPDADTRLYDTFLFNTIIRAYAQTSQSKERALYFYNAMLDYGVWANKFTYPFVLKACAGLRVLSLGQSLHGSVVKLGFDDDAHVQNTMIHMYSSCSGGIEFARKVFDGMPKLDSVSWSAMIGGYVRLGWSTDAIGLFRKMQMVGVRPDEITMVLVLSACTDLGALELGKWAESYIEKERVQKNVELCNALIDMFAKCGDVDKALKLFRNMSERTIVSWTSVIAGLAMHGRGFEAVSLFEEMIGAGVAPDDVAFIGLLSACSHSGLVEKGRKHFDSMAKKFKIVPRIEHYGCMVDMLCRAGQVKEALEFVKKMPIKPNPIVLRTLISACHAHGELKIGENITKQLIRNEPMHESNYVLLSNIYAKMSHWDKKTKIREVMDKKGMTKTPGSTMIELDNEIYEFVAGDKSQRQYKEIYEMVDEMGRELKRAGYAPTTSEVLLDIDEEDKEDALNRHSEKLAIAFALLNTPPGTPIRIVKNLRVCNDCHSATKFISKIYNREIVVRDRNRFHHFKEGFCSCKDFW, from the coding sequence ATGCAATTTTCAGCCATAAGACCGAAGTTGCTACGTACCATCAACGTGGCAACGGTCACCACCTCATCCTCGCCCCACCACCCTTCCAGTGTTACCACCAGTAAAAGAGCAGCAGAGCAGCGCTGCTTGGCCCTCTTCCAGGACCATACCTGCAACACTTTTCCGAAGCTCGCCCAGACCCAGACCCACATCCTAAAATTGGGTCTCCATAACAACCCTCTCGTCCTCACCAAGTTCGCCTCCACCTCCTCCGATCTCGACGCTATTGACTATGCCTCATCCTTTATATTCTCACCCGACGCTGATACCCGGCTCTACGATACCTTCCTTTTCAATACCATCATTCGAGCCTATGCTCAAACTAGTCAGTCAAAGGAAAGAGCTTTGTATTTTTACAATGCAATGCTTGATTATGGAGTTTGGGCAAATAAATTCACGTACCCATTTGTACTCAAGGCCTGTGCTGGCCTCCGGGTCTTGAGTTTGGGTCAATCCCTTCATGGATCTGTTGTGAAATTGGGATTTGATGACGATGCTCATGTTCAGAATACTATGATTCACATGTATAGCTCTTGCAGTGGAGGGATTGAGTTTGCTCGTAAGGTGTTCGATGGGATGCCGAAGTTGGACTCTGTGTCTTGGAGTGCGATGATTGGAGGGTATGTCCGACTGGGGTGGTCGACAGATGCGATTGGTTTGTTTAGGAAAATGCAGATGGTGGGAGTTCGCCCAGATGAGATCACTATGGTCTTGGTTCTCTCTGCTTGTACGGATTTAGGTGCGCTTGAGCTTGGGAAGTGGGCTGAGTCGTATATTGAGAAAGAGAGGGTTCAGAAGAATGTGGAGCTCTGTAATGCCCTCATTGACATGTTTGCAAAGTGCGGCGATGTTGATAAAGCTCTGAAATTGTTCAGAAACATGAGCGAGAGAACGATTGTTTCTTGGACTTCTGTGATTGCTGGTCTGGCAATGCACGGTCGTGGTTTCGAAGCCGTTTCCTTATTCGAAGAGATGATAGGAGCTGGGGTGGCTCCAGATGATGTGGCCTTTATTGGGTTGCTTTCTGCTTGTAGTCACTCGGGTTTAGTTGAAAAGGGCAGAAAACATTTTGATTCAAtggcaaaaaaatttaaaattgtgcCGAGGATAGAACACTACGGATGTATGGTGGATATGCTGTGCAGGGCAGGACAGGTCAAAGAGGCACTGgagtttgttaaaaaaatgccCATCAAGCCAAACCCAATAGTTTTGCGAACCCTGATCAGTGCTTGCCATGCTCATGGCGAGCTCAAGATTGGAGAGAACATCACTAAACAGCTAATCAGAAATGAGCCTATGCATGAATCCAACTATGTATTACTTTCCAACATCTATGCAAAAATGTCCCATTGGGATAAGAAAACCAAAATTAGAGAGGTGATGGACAAGAAGGGGATGACAAAGACTCCTGGGAGCACCATGATTGAGCTCGATaatgaaatttatgaatttgtagCTGGAGATAAATCACAAAGACAGTACAAGGAAATTTATGAAATGGTGGACGAAATGGGGAGGGAGTTGAAGAGGGCTGGATATGCTCCCACCACGTCAGAGGTGTTACTGGATATTGATGAAGAAGACAAGGAGGATGCCTTGAACAGGCACAGCGAAAAGCTGGCTATTGCCTTTGCCCTTCTTAATACACCACCAGGAACTCCTATTCGGATTGTGAAGAATTTACGAGTTTGTAATGATTGCCACTCTGCTACTAAATTCATCTCTAAGATTTATAATCGAGAAATAGTGGTGAGGGACCGGAACCGGTTTCACCATTTCAAGGAAGGGTTCTGCTCGTGTAAAGATTTCTGGTGA